In the genome of Acaryochloris sp. CCMEE 5410, the window CCCACCAAAGCAATAACTTGACCTGGCTGAAGCTTTAGAGAAACATTGTGAATTGCTTTACGTTCGGTCGTTGCATATTGAAAGCTAACATTATGAAAAACCACACCAGTAGCCAAAGATTTTGGAAAAGGTTGTGGACATGTTGGCTCCAAAACCTTTGATTCTATATCTAAAAATTCATATAGATTCGCTAGGAACAAATTATCTTCATAAAGCCCAGACAGACTCTGTAACAAACCCCTCAGACTATTTTGGCCTTTTTGTAGCGCTTGATAGTAGAGGACTAAGTCCCCCAACTTAAGAACGCCTGCCAAAGTTTGCTGAACCATATAGACAAAAATGGCAAAGACAAACAGCCCTGCAATCACCTGAGCACCAAAAAAGGCAAAGGACCGTTTAGAAACTATCCCTACTTTTTCCTTGTAAATAAGTTCTCGTAGTTGGGAATATCTATGTTTGAAATGCTCTCCTAGATTGAATAGCCGAATTTCTTTGGCGAACAAATCACTGGTTTGTAACCATCCCAAATACATTGCCTGCCGTTCTAGCTGAGTACGACGACGTTTCCAGTGGTACATTACCCCTGCAAATTTCATCCGCACCAATACAGTCGGAATCGCAGCCACAAACAGCATTCCGACAATGCCCCAATGCAGGGCCAACAATAACCCCAACATTGCTAGTAATGAAATTGAACTTTGCCCTGCTAAGGCCAACCGTTCCAAGATGCGGGGAGGCCGATAAGGCGCTTCTTGTTGGGCGCGCTGCAGAGCATCATAATACTGGGCATTTTCGTAATACTCTAAGTCAGCCGAAATCGATTTAGAGTGGATAATGCCCTGCATATAATCCGTGACTCGCTGAGCATGGGCAATGGTAACTAAATCTGATAGAGAGGCAAAGAGGGTCGTACTAATCGTCAAACAAGCGGCAACGATCAATAAAGGCACGATATCGTTGAGCGCGGCTGCTCGGTTCGAAAGTGCCAAACTAATCGTCACTTGATCGACAATTAGCTTAGTCATATAAATAGAAAATAAGGGTAGTATGCCCTGAATGATTACCAAGCCAATGCGTGCCAAAGTCCAGTTAGGACTGCTTTGCCAAACCAGTTTTAAAGCTGGGATGAAGTGCAAAGGGCGTTTAAATCTTGCTTTGATAAATCCAGTCAGCATAAATTGCCATGTGACAATGCGTAGTGCGAAACTATCCTAACCCTGTAAGCAGAACTCAGCGAGGGAGATGATCGATATAACCGACCTTCACTACAAGTCTGGGTCAAGAGAATCTGCTATGCCGATCACAAAGTCGAAACCTCTGAAAGACCAACCAACAGATTAAAAAGACGAAGTCGAGAGGACCATAACTCAGCCTAAAAAGACAGCATCACATAAGCTAGGACTCTTGTAGCAAAGCTCAAATCGTTAATACTTGGCATGCCCTACTTAGGAGGGTGCGATTTTTTCCGTTTCAGCTTAAACAAATAGAGCCAGCATTTGGAAGGCTGACTCTACTCGCTTCAATATTCAGTTGAAAAATAACTGAAAAGGATGACTATGACGTTACATCATCAATATCACCAGCGGGGATTGTCCCGAAAGGCACATCTGTAGCATTCAATGACGGTGAATTCTTAGTCATATCCTCTACGCTGCCGTACACCTTCAATTGGGGTGCACCATAAGTTCTCTTCATGGTCTTAGCTTACTCCTTACTTAATCTGTGGCTGTTTTAGCATATGCAAGCATTTGCAAGTTAACAGCATCTAACATTAGTCAATTAGGTGTTTTACCCCCCAGGTCAGCTGTGAAACAATTCACGCTGGACCAGGACGCCCATATTCTAGCAACAATCAAAAATTAGTGACTGGATAAAATGACTAGGATGTAATGTCGTCAATATCTCCGGCAGGAATGG includes:
- a CDS encoding ABC transporter ATP-binding protein, whose amino-acid sequence is MLTGFIKARFKRPLHFIPALKLVWQSSPNWTLARIGLVIIQGILPLFSIYMTKLIVDQVTISLALSNRAAALNDIVPLLIVAACLTISTTLFASLSDLVTIAHAQRVTDYMQGIIHSKSISADLEYYENAQYYDALQRAQQEAPYRPPRILERLALAGQSSISLLAMLGLLLALHWGIVGMLFVAAIPTVLVRMKFAGVMYHWKRRRTQLERQAMYLGWLQTSDLFAKEIRLFNLGEHFKHRYSQLRELIYKEKVGIVSKRSFAFFGAQVIAGLFVFAIFVYMVQQTLAGVLKLGDLVLYYQALQKGQNSLRGLLQSLSGLYEDNLFLANLYEFLDIESKVLEPTCPQPFPKSLATGVVFHNVSFQYATTERKAIHNVSLKLQPGQVIALVGENGSGKTTLIKLLCRLYDPTEGSITIDGIDLKSFSKLELKSHISVIFQDYAKYHFTARDNIQLGNIERPADEYRIRSAAQLSGADRVIQSLPQGYDTVLGKMFDQGEELSIGQWQKIALARAFLRDSQVIVLDEPTSAMDPKAEYEVFQQFRELMQDQSAILISHRLSTVKMADYIYVMSQGYMVEEGNHHTLMNLNGVYASMFETQAQNYR